TGGGATTAGATGGGATTTAGCCTTTATAAATGAATGTATGTCTCCACCCAAAATTGACAATGTTGCATAACAACCTACATATTACGTGTGTACCACATTATAAGGATGGCTTTCATCATCATGCTATTGTATATGGAAGATGTCCATTAACAGGGTGCATTGTACTTCTTTCAAACATCACTTACCTCTGGTTTTCCTTGGTTTCCTTTCCTTGGagataaaaataacaaacataatTAGAATTAATTTATTGCTTGGCAAAATAACAAggtattcaattttatttggaTAGCATTATTAATactgtaacaaaaaaatattaggCTAACTATCTAAGTCACCACCACATTTTAACCCTTCATCAGCACACActacattttgaattttctctcttccccttcCGATGCATCACTTAATATAATGTAAACTCAGAGACACACAATAACAGGCTGAGGCTTCTGGGATGTTGTATGATACTCAGTTGTTTCACATACTTGCAGATTCTGAGTTTCCCGACCTCGCCTCTGCCAGTTGCCTTTGCCCATTGCTGAGAGAGGTATTTGGGAACCTGCGTGGAGAAACATAGTTAAAGATAATTTAATGAGGGCTGTTATTACACCCTAACGATGGGCCTTTTCTGTATTAACATAAATTCAAGAACTAACGATATCCCTTTTGTATGCGAGACTTTGAGGAGCAGGCCTACATTTCTAAGATTCTTTTCAAAAttaggccctatgttcccacatttctttcaaaattaGGTCCTAGGTTCAcatatttcttcaaaaaaaaatactaaaatagggccctatgttcccacatttcctttttcataaatttgtATCAGGTTTTCTCCCAATTTGGGGTAACCCTATTTTAAGAAACATATTAGAAAATATGTCAACATAGGGCCtatttttcagtgaaaaaacaaTCTTAGAAATGTAAGACCATAGTGCTGTGGGACCATAGTGCTGTCCCAATCtctgtaaaacacaaagaacCTAGCCTTATGATTATGGTGACATTGTGCATTCTTATGTGTCTGTATactacagtctatggtctggAGCCACACTCATTCACACTGTTGCAAACTATATTGTATTGCCACCTTTAGGTACACACGTTACTTTGGCAGTTCTCTGCAAACAGATCATGAATCAGATGTGCACTGCGGAACTCAGCTACCTCACGTTACCGCTTTCACTGGCATTCTGATATTGTTTACGTTGGTTGTACTATTAACAAACGATGGTTTGTAGTTAACGTTAAACTAATAGGTTATGTTGCGTTGGGTATAACATATTACCCATGGGATTCGTAGCTATACCCCGTTTAATTAAGCCAAAATTGGCTAAACTCAACAGTTTATGAACTTAGCTAACGTTCCAACGCACGGCTTCATGTGATGGCagcggtaacgttagctagatgCTAAGCTACATTACTGTTAGCCTATGCTGTCTTTTAAGTTAATTCATTCTTCTAGATCCCAATGAATTAGCGATTTTTTAAGGACGTATACCTTTACAAGCCACACACCCGTGTTCTGCTTGGCACCCGTTAAATCCACTTCTCCTTTCtctgacatgttttaaaattatgCTTCTGATAGCTAAATGCGACCACCACACGCATGCGTATAAGATATTAAGTATGGCGACTGTGATGGTCCGCACCACTGTGCGCATCCTTTTCCTTTTGACCACATGCGCAGGGTTAATAGCGCACAcgttttaaaataatgtatgtaaaAGTTTAAAACACACGGTTTAATCAACCTTTTTACAAAAGCAGTTTATTGGACACATTTAAGATTGCAAAGCTACAGGGAGTGCATGCAGCATAACTGCATTTTATAGCACATCTTACATCTGTACACAAAATCAACCATATCAATGTaggaaaatgtcatttattaattcCTTCCATATCATCAGCCCTAAATCAGTGTCtcctaaaaaattaaaataaaacaacctcCACTGGCTGCtgctttataaaaaatgtaatcagtttGAAAACATTTGTAGTGCCGTTGCACCCAGTCACTGTCTGCCACGTCTTTATACTCCGTTTAGTTAAAATTGTGACATGAGTATCTGTACAAACATAGTCCATATTTTACAAAACCTGTATGAAAGTTTCACCAGACGGACAGTAACTGAAGGTCTGTCCGTTCAAACATGTTTCTAacatttggacaatttgttaCAGGAACATTCGGTCCCTGCTGTGGGAGAATCGTGTGTTCAGTTCCTGAGATTTCTTCAGCAGCCGCTGCTTCTGCGCCTCATCAAAGCGGTTCACCTGCAAGTCTTCATCTCGATCGAATGGTCTCCTCTCCACTGGTTTGTCAGCCTTCTCCTTTGCTTTTTCCTTCATCTTCTTAGTGTGCATACTCACCAGAGACTCGGCACGTTTGGTATCCTGAGTATAGGGAGTGAGTAGAGACATTTTAGTTCCCTGCttaatgtgaacaaatgtacaTAACATCTGGCAATTATTTGATACAGGGACATTCAGGACAAAAGAACGATTGAGGCTACTACCACTTACGTTATACTTAGACACTTTATCTGCCATTTCCACATCCCTCTTGGAGACTTGTGGGACATCGTCTATCTCCACCTCACCCTTCTTCTTTCGCTCAAGATGTTCCTATTGGTCAAGAATAGACCCGTAAAATACAGGGaagtttgtttatatatatacatatatatatatatgtatatatatatatatatatgcgctTAACAATGTTCAATAGGAATTATCAGTAGAAGTATAAAGATATGTTCTTTTTCATGAAGTACCCTGGTCTTGCGCTCAATGTCTGCTGGTGTATCTGTCCAAATGGAGCGATCCTTGTTCTCTGGACCAGACTTCTTCTTGAAGGTTCGAGCCCCCAAGCCAATGTGCTGCAGTTCTGGTGGGAGCTCTGTCATCCATGTTTCTCTGGCCAGCACCTCAGGAGTGTCCTGTtcaaacacagaaatacacacataaacaaattcATTTAGCAGGaggaaaaactttaaaaaagcattaaaaaaaaaagaacaggacaCCCTAGTGGcagatattttttcttaaatatttttattgtatttctatGCTTATTACATTTCCCCCCCCCTGTTGACAGGTCAATCTGTAAGCATGTAACTGAAGAGTTTGTGTAGAGTAGACCATGCCGATCAAAGAGGACTCACATTTCCTATCAGCTTCTCTTTCATTCTTAGGGCTCTGCGCTCAAAGTCCAGAGCCACGGAGTCTTCAACAGGCCCTTTGGGCGGCATGGGCCCAATCACATCATCATCCTCTCCCTCGCTGCTGGAGGACTCAGCGTGGTAGCCAGGGGGAAGGGCGGGCCCTGGGAAAtcctctccatcttctccaTCGTTGTCATCATCGTTTTCATACGCTGCTCTCCGAAACCCAGGAGGCAAAGCTGGTCCCAGCACAGGCGGCCTAAGGGAACAGAGTGTAAGGATTCCTGATGTTGTTTTGcccagcagttttccttggattagggtggcacctaaatcatagTTGCACCTAGGCCttcacaatttaaatttttttttatgactgatgattctcatttaattttacgattcaactgcatcacaaacgcttctactttcttctgtgaattttaaacagactgtataaaatagattttaacgCGTTCACAAGCGCTGCtgtgctctcccttctcttcatttaaGCCTCTCTAAGTTTAccggcttgtggtgatgcgcattGTGCTGTAAGTGCcaaaaaacatctgtttggtactgccgatttgttttgctttgtcctggtcaaaaaaatcgtggcagagaatcctgatatcaattctaagcaaaaaagtCATGATTCGCATTTTCCCTCGAATTGTGCAGGTCTAATTGCAGCGGTCTCCGTGGTCCTGCTccgtgccctgctacaccctgctacaccctgcttcgccctgctacatcctgtaatgccctgctacaccctgctacatcctgtaaggccctgctacatcctgtaaggccctgctacaccctgcttcGCCCTGCTNNNNNNNNNNNNNNNNNNNNNNNNNNNNNNNNNNNNNNNNNNNNNNNNNNNNNNNNNNNNNNNNNNNNNNNNNNNNNNNNNNNNNNNNNNNNNNNNNNNNggccctgctacaccctgctacatcctgtaaggccctgctacaccctgctacgccctgctacatcctgtaaggccctgcagtgccctgctacgccatgaactactactactcctagtcatagttccattatctttattgtgactattattgccactgttcatcacagacaccacctaccaagaacctgggtctgtctgaTGTTATTCCcttaaacaaagtttttctaatCACTGAGGTTCTTCCTAAAAGGCGGTTTTCCTCGCCCCTGTTGCACCAATGCTCGcccttgggggaattactagtattattgggtctttgtaatttatagagtgtggtctagacctactccatctgtaaagtgtcttgagatccctcttgttatgatttgatactataaataaaattgaattgaattaaggTACAGCTTCAACAATTGACACATTatccacaacacaaacaattcATGTGCTCACCTTTCTGGTGAACTCTGTTGTTTCTTGAATCCTGGTGGTAGGGCTGGTCCAAAGAAACCATCATCAGCTTTTTCTTGTACCTTTGTGTTCTCCACcctgttaaaaatacattttgccattttgtttgttgaccatttctttttctataaATTCTAGTCCATTAATGAACCTACttgtctgcagctgtgtgtcttgttttggCTCTTTTGGCCGCAACCTCCGGTTCACTATCATCCGACGAGCTCGACGGTTCTCCCAATTTATAGCCAGGAGGCAAAGCGGGGCCAGAGACTAACACAGGGTTATAGAAGAAATACATTAACTACCATGAAAAAGACGACATTATGCGAATAATAGTGATTTATACAgcatttaatcaaatgtaaGGGTGTTTTTTCGACGTGTACTTACATCCTTTATCATTATCAGAGTCTTCATCCCTCTGCTCCTTAGCAGGTCTGACTGACGACATATTTTAAATCGATGGCTTACTTACCGAGTCACGTAGGTTTAACAAtttctttcaaagtaaaaaaaacaacttaaagcTTCTCCATgaacaagacaaaccaaaggAACCTCTCATAAACGGATTTCACCTCTGACCCAGGAAGTAAACACAATGAGGCTTCAGTCTGTCAAGTTAGCTCAAGATGACCTACAACCAGAAGTTGGCTATTGTGCTGCAAGAATAAAAGCACAATGAatgagatgttttattttatacacTATTACACCTTACCCTGGAGGCTTATGCAGTCATGTAGACTTCTGTGCATTAATTACATAATACTTTAGCAATCAATTACAGTGTGGTGTTATACAGTTGAGAATGCTTTTGATGAACACATTAAATACCAGTTAAAAGTCTAACTACCCATTTGTATGTTAAACTCTAgcacctttatttattttattttatttatctgtatGAGCATTTCACATGacatcatgttttattattttaagactGTGTAAAAATcctaataaaaatattatttacataaatctATCAGTTAACATGTTAGTATGTTAGGTGAATGTGTCTTTTCTAATATGAGTCATGCCTCTATTATTTGAGacattctctttatttatcttcgttttcttctgtttctaccatgaaatcataaaataaataaatacatgcatacatgcacaaaGTCTAGTTTGTGCTTAGAACTTTTTATGTTAAGTGcagtcttttattttgtcaacacattatggtgaaaaaaaaaaaaaaaaaactccccttCAAGTAGGCTAGCTAGGATGTTTCCCCAATGTTGTGCTGCTTgcatcaatattttattttgaaggctgaGACCGGAAGCTTGTCTAATGGCGTAACGTTACTTGACACCGGTCAGACTACAAAACAGTCTCATCTTTCTTTCAGGAGGACATCAGGCATATGATGAGATGCGTGTCGTGTTTTGAAATAAATCGTCTATTTAAGAATAGATAAAATGGGTAAAAAGGATAAAGGAGATCGGGGTGAGTTACTAGCTAATGCTCTGGTTCAACGtattaagctagctagctgttaacgttagcaaacgTTTAACGTTACTCTGGCAAACTGAAAGATGAACATATCGTGAATTGAAGCTCACGTCCCTGCTGTGTAACGTTATTGCTGACAACACTGGAGTTTTGCATCTGGAGTCTTTAAACGCCAATGATCCACGTTATTCCGTGTCTTGCTGTAGGGTAATGTTAGCATTTGTAGTGAAAGGTTTTAACGTGAAATGTACCTAATATTTGTCAAACGCACCCTAAAATGATGAATTAAAACGCAGGAACCGGTCATAAACTACATGACGTATTGACCAATGCTTGTGTATTAAAGCATacagcgacacacacacacacacacacacacacacacacacacacacacacacacacacacacacacaaaactaataTTTTTCTGTAGTGATTTAAACCCTattactggaaatgttttttttctaactccTACAGACAAGAAGTCCAAGAAGCGTTTTtatgaggaagaagaagatgaagaagaggtaGTGGGCAGCGAGTCTCAGGAGGCCATACCTGCTGCTGCGGGGAAACAAGTGGATGAGTCCAGCACAAAACTGGATGAATATGGAGCTAAAGATTATCGTGTTCAGATGCTGTTGAAGAATGATCACTCTTCACGCCCCCTCTGGGTGGTAAGATGGGTTTGGATTGGGGATTTCCgcacttaaaggtgctctacgTGGGTTTTAAGCTGCAACATTTTCTCGTCACATACAGAAAACCTCTCCTCACTAgctgcgagctgcctgtcccagaacacactgaaaaaaaaaagatctctgTAGACAGTCCAGCGTCTACAAACGGTAACAAAAATAagctgtgcccacctgcaccacgaagcatatgCAAACAGacttccagccaataaccgaccataaggatttgggggtggggggttagtgcgcggaagaggagaagggaggaggagggagggacaagctagtctcgttttgtttgaaaatactttgaacgtcaacaagaagtaacgtcagcCAACGTCGCTTGGAGCACCTTTAAGACAGTTTACAAATGAAACAGTTGGTGGTCGTCTTGCTGATTTTTCCACAATATTATAAGAGATGtctctttgtatttctttctcatctctttttttaatttttatctcCTCCAGGCTCCAGATGGACACATCTTTCTGGAGGCCTTCTCACCAGTGTATAAGTACGCCCAGGATTTCATGGTGGCCATTGCAGAACCAGTGTGCCGGCCTAATCATATTCATGAGTACAAGCTGACGGCCTACTCCCTGTATGCAGCGGTCAGTGTAGGGCTACAGACCTCTGATATTGTGGAGTACCTGCAGAAACTCAGCAAGACGTCGTTACCTGATGGAATCGTGCAGTTCATTCAGGTCTGAATGAGAGAATCTGGAGTTTTGATGAAAGAGGACAATATCCAAATGTATGATTTTAAGATGCGGTTATTTATTCATTGCATTGTATCCCTTTCCTTCTCTCAGCTCTGCACAGTGAGCTATGGCAAAGTTAAACTGGTGCTCAAGCACAACAGGTAAAGTCATATCAACAAGTATTCCTTCTGTCATATCAATCATCATTCCCTTGGCGCTCTTTTTAAACTGTGCTACCTGTCTACCTTCAGGTACTTTGTTGAGAGTACCTTCCCTGATGTGATCCAGCGCCTTCTGCAGGACAACGTGATCCGTGAATGCCGTCTCCGCACTGCAGACGGAGCAGACACTGAGCTTATTACTGAAGTCATCTACAGCAAGTCAGCGGTATGCcaaccaactttttttttttgtacgtACACATAGCTCTGTATGGTGTGGCCGATTCTTTTATTGGATGAGGAGTTCCTTATCACGAGCCAAACCACACATCGCACCAGTCATTCAGCCAGTGTGCCCACCTccgacccacacacacacacacacacagacacacaaagtaaTTTTTGTGttacaataaataatgttataaacaattaagtttgtgtgtttactgccCAATGTTGGTGCATTATGACACATtgacaacataataataataatgatgggGAAGGATGTCTTGTGATCCAGGAACTAAACAGTCATATCAGAGCCCTTAAGGTTTTGTCCTAACCTTTCAGCTATTCTACCATCTAATTGAAAATCAGTAACAAGTTGTGCTTTGGAAATATCCCTTTTAGAGGGCCAACAGGAGTTATCACTGTTGTCCTGGTCATTCACTAACAATTGTACCTCGATTTCTCCTTCTGGCAGATTTCCAAGTCTATTGAGGAAAAGGGAGGTACTTCCACCTCACAGCCCAGCGATGGACCAACTACATCCCAGCAGATCCCTGAGGACATCTTCAGCTACTATGAGCAGATGgataaagaagaggaggaggaggaagagactCAGGCTGTGTCTTTTGAGATTCGCCAGGTTCACATCATATTTATGTTCTCTTATTTTTGCTGTTTCAGTTCTACATACTTAACATTACTACTGACAATTCTGCCATTCATGTTTTGTAGCTTTACAATGGACTACCCtgcttaaaaaatgtattcatatttctaTGCCCCACTCTAAACTGTTCTTCCCTGACCTTGGGTAGGAGATGATTGAAGAACTGCAGAAGCGTTGTATTCAGCTGGAGTACCCCCTCTTAGCAGAGTATGACTTTCGCAATGATACAGTCAACCCAGATATCAACATAGACCTGAAGCCCACTGCTGTGTTGCGGCCCTACCAGGAGAAGAGTCTGCGCAAGATGTTTGGGAATGGACGTGCTCGCTCTGGGGTCATCGTGCTGCCCTGCGGTGAGACACCTGGTTTACTGCAGTCAAGGGATGACGAGACATTGGTAGACAAAACTGAAAGGATGAGCCTAAAGCATTTCATCACAATGAAATAAAGTATTCaaattgcaaaatgaaaattaacTTGAATATGAAATActaatgtatttaataaaaatgttaaaatattagCTTAGCCcttataaaaaaacaagggaTATACTCTtgtattaagtattttttatttttttctagtttACCCTCAACCCAAACTATTACTAACTATTGGTAATCTTTTGTATCATCAATATGTGTAAATAGCTAGTATGTTTGAATACTTTTGTCTTCCAT
The Etheostoma cragini isolate CJK2018 chromosome 1, CSU_Ecrag_1.0, whole genome shotgun sequence genome window above contains:
- the gpalpp1 gene encoding GPALPP motifs-containing protein 1; its protein translation is MSSVRPAKEQRDEDSDNDKGFSGPALPPGYKLGEPSSSSDDSEPEVAAKRAKTRHTAADKVENTKVQEKADDGFFGPALPPGFKKQQSSPERPPVLGPALPPGFRRAAYENDDDNDGEDGEDFPGPALPPGYHAESSSSEGEDDDVIGPMPPKGPVEDSVALDFERRALRMKEKLIGNDTPEVLARETWMTELPPELQHIGLGARTFKKKSGPENKDRSIWTDTPADIERKTREHLERKKKGEVEIDDVPQVSKRDVEMADKVSKYNDTKRAESLVSMHTKKMKEKAKEKADKPVERRPFDRDEDLQVNRFDEAQKQRLLKKSQELNTRFSHSRDRMFL